One Rhinoraja longicauda isolate Sanriku21f chromosome 21, sRhiLon1.1, whole genome shotgun sequence genomic region harbors:
- the LOC144604052 gene encoding LOW QUALITY PROTEIN: cytochrome P450 2K1-like (The sequence of the model RefSeq protein was modified relative to this genomic sequence to represent the inferred CDS: inserted 2 bases in 1 codon) produces MALGSAFPLDAATLLILGALSLSLLLYFRRGSKCPGALNLPPGPPPLPIIGHLHLLDLKKPHESLMELSEKYGPIFSIKLGTMKAVVLTGYETVKDALINHPDVFGGRGHIPIFDEVLKGHGIILGHGEXMRYMRRFAISTLRDFGMGRKTIEDKITEETHFLIEMFESHKGQEFNPTFKLNAAVANIICSIVFGDRFDYDDERFNILVKGINENIQLAGSPTIQIYNAFPILGFLLGSRKKLLQNTRSNCGIINNLINENDQTLDANNPRGFIDMFLLKQRQESRNPNTYFHEKNLLYTTVNLFGAGMETTSTTLRWAMLLMMKYPHVQEKVHEEIISIIGSERSPRAEDRTSLPYTNAVIHEVQRFGNIVPMNIMHSTTADVNFQGYFIPKDTPVIPLLTSVLFDKTQWENPRDFNPSNFLDADGKFVKRDAFAPFSMGCRACAGETLARVELFLFFTTLIQKFRFQVPPNVNNLELVSGVGFTSFPKYQNVCAVCR; encoded by the exons ATGGCGTTGGGCAGCGCCTTCCCGCTGGACGCAGCCACTTTACTGATCCTCggcgccctctccctctcgctcctcCTTTACTTTCGCCGCGGCTCGAAGTGCCCTGGAGCGCTCAACCTCCCCCCGGGACCCCCTCCTCTGCCCATCATCGGGCACCTGCACCTCCTGGATCTGAAGAAGCcccacgagagtctcatggag CTGTCTGAGAAGTACGGCCCAATCTTCAGCATCAAGCTTGGAACCATGAAGGCTGTGGTCTTGACTGGATACGAGACCGTGAAGGATGCACTCATCAACCATCCCGATGTGTTTGGAGGAAGAGGTCACATCCCAATATTTGATGAAGTGCTCAAGGGTCATG GCATCATCTTAGGTCATGGCGA TATGCGATACATGCGAAGGTTCGCCATATCCACTCTGCGGGACTTTGGAATGGGCAGGAAAACTATCGAAGATAAAATCACTGAAGAAACCCATTTCCTCATTGAAATGTTTGAATCCCACAAAG GCCAAGAATTTAATCCAACCTTCAAGTTGAACGCTGCAGTGGCCAATATAATCTGCTCGATAGTTTTTGGTGATAGATTTGATTACGACGATGAAAGGTTCAACATTTTAGTCAAAGGAATTAATGAAAACATACAACTTGCTGGTTCCCCTACGATACAG ATTTACAATGCATTTCCTATACTGGGATTTCTTCTTGGCtctcgcaagaaattgctgcaaaATACTAGGTCAAATTGTGGAATCATCAACAACCTTATAAATGAAAATGATCAGACACTAGATGCAAACAACCCAAGGGGCTTCATCGATATGTTCTTGTTAAAACAGCGCCAG GAGTCACGTAATCCAAACACATATTTCCATGAAAAGAATCTGCTCTACACGACAGTCAACCTGTTTGGTGCTGGGATGGAGACAACTTCCACCACACTTCGTTGGGCCATGCTGCTGATGATGAAGTACCCCCACGTACAGG AGAAAGTTCACGAGGAAATCATCAGTATCATTGGGTCAGAACGGTCTCCCAGAGCTGAAGACCGGACGAGTTTGCCCTACACCAACGCGGTGATCCATGAAGTCCAGAGATTTGGCAACATTGTCCCAATGAACATCATGCATTCAACAACAGCAGACGTAAACTTTCAAGGATATTTCATCCCAAAG GACACTCCCGTGATCCCCTTGCTGACCTCGGTGCTTTTCGATAAAACTCAGTGGGAAAACCCAAGAGACTTTAACCCTTCCAACTTTCTGGATGCTGACGGGAAGTTTGTGAAGAGAGATGCTTTTGCTCCATTCTCCATGG GATGCAGGGCCTGTGCTGGAGAAACCCTGGCCAGGGTGGAGCTCTTCCTGTTCTTTACCACTCTGATACAGAAGTTCCGGTTTCAAGTTCCCCCGAATGTGAACAATCTGGAGCTTGTATCTGGTGTGGGCTTCACATCATTCCCGAAGTACCAAAACGTGTGCGCTGTTTGTCGCTGA